In Marmota flaviventris isolate mMarFla1 chromosome 17, mMarFla1.hap1, whole genome shotgun sequence, a single genomic region encodes these proteins:
- the Atp2a3 gene encoding sarcoplasmic/endoplasmic reticulum calcium ATPase 3 isoform X1 — translation MEEAHLLPAADVLRHFSVTAEGGLSPAQVTGARERYGPNELPTEEGKSLWELVLEQFEDLLVRILLLAALVSFVLAWFEEGEETTTAFVEPLVIMLILVANAIVGVWQERNAESAIEALKEYEPEMGKVIRSDRRGVQRIRARDIVPGDIVEVAVGDKVPADLRLIEIKSTTLRVDQSILTGESVSVTKHTDAIPDPRAVNQDKKNMLFSGTNIASGKAVGVVVATGLHTELGKIRSQMAAVEPERTPLQRKLDEFGRQLSHAISVICVAVWVINIGHFADPAHGGSWLRGAVYYFKIAVALAVAAIPEGLPAVITTCLALGTRRMARKNAIVRSLPSVETLGCTSVICSDKTGTLTTNQMSVCRMFVVAEAKAGSCSLHEFTISGTTYTPEGEVRQGEQLIRCGQFDGLVELATICALCNDSALDYNEAKGVYEKVGEATETALTCLVEKMNVFDTDLKALSQVERAGACNAVIKQLMRKEVTLEFSRDRKSMSVYCTPTHPDSKAQGSKMFVKGAPESVIERCSSVRVGSRTAPLNTTSREQILAKIRDWGSGSETLRCLALATRDAPPKKEDMQLDDCSKFAQYETDLTFVGCVGMLDPPRPEVAACITRCNRAGIRVVMITGDNKGTAVAICRRLGIFGDTENVEGKAYTGREFDDLSPEQQRLACCTARCFARVEPAHKSRIVENLQSFNEVTAMTGDGVNDAPALKKAEIGIAMGSGTAVAKSAAEMVLSDDNFASIVAAVEEGRAIYSNMKQFIRYLISSNVGEVVCIFLTAILGLPEALIPVQLLWVNLVTDGLPATALGFNPPDLDIMEKLPRNPREALISGWLFFRYLAIGVYVGLATVAAATWWFLYDAEGPHITFYQLRNFLKCSEDNPLFEGIDCEVFESRFPTTMALSVLVTIEMCNALNSVSENQSLLRMPPWLNPWLLAAVAMSMALHFLILLVPPLPLIFQVTPLSGHQWVVVLQISLPVILLDEALKYLSRHHMDGILGTVSQAWSRQPLTSSRTPDHTGLASLVSPCGNKGPEVNAGIRAESPVCTSD, via the exons AGCTCCCCACCGAGGAAG GGAAGTCCCTTTGGGAACTGGTGCTGGAGCAGTTCGAGGACCTTCTGGTGCGCATCCTGCTGCTGGCAGCTCTGGTCTCCTTT GTCCTGGCCTGGTTCGAGGAGGGTGAGGAGACCACAACAGCCTTCGTGGAGCCCCTGGTCATCATGCTGATCCTTGTGGCCAACGCGATTGTGGGCGTGTGGCAG GAACGCAATGCTGAGAGTGCCATCGAGGCCTTAAAGGAGTACGAGCCTGAGATGGGCAAGGTGATTCGCTCAGACCGCAGAGGCGTGCAGAGGATCCGTGCCCGGGACATAGTCCCTGGAGACATTGTGGAAGTGGCAG TGGGAGACAAAGTGCCTGCTGACCTCCGCCTCATCGAGATCAAGTCCACCACGCTGCGAGTGGACCAGTCCATCCTGACGG GCGAATCCGTGTCCGTGACCAAGCACACAGACGCCATCCCAGACCCTAGAGCTGTGAACCAGGACAAGAAGAACATGCTGTTTTCT GGCACCAATATAGCATCAGGCAAGGCAGTGGGTGTGGTGGTGGCCACAGGTCTGCACACGGAGCTGGGCAAGATCCGGAGCCAGATGGCAGCAGTGGAGCCTGAGCGGACACCACTGCAGCGCAAGCTGGATGAGTTTGGGCGGCAGCTGTCCCACGCCATCTCTGTCATCTGTGTGGCTGTATGGGTCATCAACATTGGCCACTTTGCTGACCCAGCCCATGGTGGCTCCTGGCTCCGTGGTGCTGTCTACTACTTTAAGATTGCCGTGGCCCTGGCTGTGGCTGCAATCCCTGAGGGCCTCCCAGCAGTCATCACTACGTGCCTGGCATTGGGCACACGGCGCATGGCACGCAAGAATGCCATAGTGCGGAGCCTGCCCTCTGTGGAGACCCTGGGCTGCACCTCAGTCATCTGCTCTGACAAGACGGGCACTCTCACTACCAATCAGATGTCAGTGTGCCGG ATGTTCGTGGTAGCTGAAGCGAAAGCGGGCTCCTGCAGTTTACACGAATTCACCATCTCTGGTACCACGTATACCCCGGAGGGAGAAGT GCGGCAGGGGGAGCAACTTATTCGCTGCGGCCAGTTCGATGGGCTGGTGGAGCTGGCGACCATTTGTGCCCTGTGCAACGACTCGGCGCTGGACTACAATGAG GCCAAGGGCGTGTATGAGAAGGTGGGAGAGGCCACGGAGACAGCTCTGACTTGTCTGGTGGAGAAGATGAATGTGTTTGACACAGACCTGAAGGCCCTGTCCCAGGTGGAGCGAGCTGGCGCCTGCAACGCG GTCATCAAGCAGCTCATGAGGAAGGAGGTCACCCTCGAGTTCTCCAGGGACCGGAAGTCCATGTCAGTGTACTGCACACCTACCCACCCTGACTCCAAGGCCCAGGGCAGCAAGATGTTTGTGAAG GGGGCTCCTGAGAGTGTAATTGAGCGTTGCAGCTCAGTCCGTGTGGGGAGCCGCACAGCACCCCTGAATACCACCTCCAGGGAGCAGATCCTGGCAAAGATCCGAGATTGGGGCTCAGGCTCAGAGACGCTGCGCTGCCTGGCACTGGCCACCCGGGATGCACCCCCCAAGAAGGAGGACATGCAGCTGGACGACTGCAGCAAGTTTGCTCAGTACGAG ACAGACCTGACCTTCGTGGGCTGCGTGGGCATGCTGGATCCCCCACGGCCCGAGGTTGCTGCCTGCATCACACGCTGCAACCGAGCGGGCATCCGCGTGGTCATGATCACAGGGGACAACAAAGGCACGGCTGTGGCCATCTGTCGCCGGCTTGGCATCTTTGGAGACACAGAGAATGTGGAGGGCAAAGCCTACACAGGCCGCGAATTTGATGACCTCAGCCCAGAGCAGCAGCGCCTTGCCTGCTGCACCGCCCGCTGCTTTGCCCGCGTGGAGCCAGCGCATAAGTCCCGCATTGTGGAAAACCTGCAGTCCTTTAATGAGGTCACTGCCATG ACTGGTGATGGGGTGAACGACGCACCTGCCCTGAAGAAAGCAGAGATCGGCATTGCCATGGGCTCAGGCACAGCTGTGGCCAAGTCAGCTGCAGAGATGGTGCTGTCAGATGACAACTTTGCCTCCATTGTGGCTGCTGTGGAGGAGGGCCGGGCCATCTACAGCAACATGAAGCAATTCATTCGCTACCTCATTTCCTCAAATGTCGGCGAGGTTGTCTG CATCTTCCTCACAGCAATTCTGGGCCTGCCTGAAGCCCTGATCCCCGTGCAGCTGCTCTGGGTGAACCTGGTGACAGATGGCCTACCTGCCACAGCCCTGGGTTTCAACCCACCAGACTTGGACATCATGGAGAAGCTGCCCCGGAATCCTCGTGAGGCCCTCATTAGTGGCTGGCTCTTTTTCCGATATCTGGCTATTGGAG TGTACGTAGGCCTGGCCACAGTGGCTGCCGCCACCTGGTGGTTCCTGTATGATGCCGAGGGACCTCACATCACCTTCTACCAGCTG AGGAACTTCCTGAAGTGCTCTGAGGACAACCCACTCTTCGAGGGCATCGACTGCGAGGTCTTTGAGTCCCGCTTCCCCACTACCATGGCCTTGTCGGTGCTTGTGACCATCGAGATGTGCAATGCCCTCAACAG CGTCTCGGAGAACCAGTCGCTGCTGCGGATGCCGCCCTGGCTGAATCCCTGGCTGCTGGCGGCTGTGGCCATGTCCATGGCCCTGCACTTCCTCATCCTGCTGGTGCCACCCCTGCCC CTCATTTTCCAGGTGACCCCACTGAGCGGGCACCAATGGGTGGTGGTGCTCCAGATATCTCTGCCTGTCATCCTGCTTGATGAGGCCCTCAAGTACCTGTCCCGGCATCACATGGATG GCATTCTCGGGACAGTCTCACAGGCCTGGAGTAGGCAGCCGCTGACCAGCTCCCGGACCCCAGACCACACCGGGTTGGCTTCTTTGGTGTCACCTTGTGG aaataaaGGACCAGAAGTGAATGCAGGGATCAGAGCAGAGTCTCCAGTGTGTACCTCAGACTGA
- the Atp2a3 gene encoding sarcoplasmic/endoplasmic reticulum calcium ATPase 3 isoform X2 has product MEEAHLLPAADVLRHFSVTAEGGLSPAQVTGARERYGPNELPTEEGKSLWELVLEQFEDLLVRILLLAALVSFVLAWFEEGEETTTAFVEPLVIMLILVANAIVGVWQERNAESAIEALKEYEPEMGKVIRSDRRGVQRIRARDIVPGDIVEVAVGDKVPADLRLIEIKSTTLRVDQSILTGESVSVTKHTDAIPDPRAVNQDKKNMLFSGTNIASGKAVGVVVATGLHTELGKIRSQMAAVEPERTPLQRKLDEFGRQLSHAISVICVAVWVINIGHFADPAHGGSWLRGAVYYFKIAVALAVAAIPEGLPAVITTCLALGTRRMARKNAIVRSLPSVETLGCTSVICSDKTGTLTTNQMSVCRMFVVAEAKAGSCSLHEFTISGTTYTPEGEVRQGEQLIRCGQFDGLVELATICALCNDSALDYNEAKGVYEKVGEATETALTCLVEKMNVFDTDLKALSQVERAGACNAVIKQLMRKEVTLEFSRDRKSMSVYCTPTHPDSKAQGSKMFVKGAPESVIERCSSVRVGSRTAPLNTTSREQILAKIRDWGSGSETLRCLALATRDAPPKKEDMQLDDCSKFAQYETDLTFVGCVGMLDPPRPEVAACITRCNRAGIRVVMITGDNKGTAVAICRRLGIFGDTENVEGKAYTGREFDDLSPEQQRLACCTARCFARVEPAHKSRIVENLQSFNEVTAMTGDGVNDAPALKKAEIGIAMGSGTAVAKSAAEMVLSDDNFASIVAAVEEGRAIYSNMKQFIRYLISSNVGEVVCIFLTAILGLPEALIPVQLLWVNLVTDGLPATALGFNPPDLDIMEKLPRNPREALISGWLFFRYLAIGVYVGLATVAAATWWFLYDAEGPHITFYQLRNFLKCSEDNPLFEGIDCEVFESRFPTTMALSVLVTIEMCNALNSVSENQSLLRMPPWLNPWLLAAVAMSMALHFLILLVPPLPLIFQVTPLSGHQWVVVLQISLPVILLDEALKYLSRHHMDGILGTVSQAWSRQPLTSSRTPDHTGNKGPEVNAGIRAESPVCTSD; this is encoded by the exons AGCTCCCCACCGAGGAAG GGAAGTCCCTTTGGGAACTGGTGCTGGAGCAGTTCGAGGACCTTCTGGTGCGCATCCTGCTGCTGGCAGCTCTGGTCTCCTTT GTCCTGGCCTGGTTCGAGGAGGGTGAGGAGACCACAACAGCCTTCGTGGAGCCCCTGGTCATCATGCTGATCCTTGTGGCCAACGCGATTGTGGGCGTGTGGCAG GAACGCAATGCTGAGAGTGCCATCGAGGCCTTAAAGGAGTACGAGCCTGAGATGGGCAAGGTGATTCGCTCAGACCGCAGAGGCGTGCAGAGGATCCGTGCCCGGGACATAGTCCCTGGAGACATTGTGGAAGTGGCAG TGGGAGACAAAGTGCCTGCTGACCTCCGCCTCATCGAGATCAAGTCCACCACGCTGCGAGTGGACCAGTCCATCCTGACGG GCGAATCCGTGTCCGTGACCAAGCACACAGACGCCATCCCAGACCCTAGAGCTGTGAACCAGGACAAGAAGAACATGCTGTTTTCT GGCACCAATATAGCATCAGGCAAGGCAGTGGGTGTGGTGGTGGCCACAGGTCTGCACACGGAGCTGGGCAAGATCCGGAGCCAGATGGCAGCAGTGGAGCCTGAGCGGACACCACTGCAGCGCAAGCTGGATGAGTTTGGGCGGCAGCTGTCCCACGCCATCTCTGTCATCTGTGTGGCTGTATGGGTCATCAACATTGGCCACTTTGCTGACCCAGCCCATGGTGGCTCCTGGCTCCGTGGTGCTGTCTACTACTTTAAGATTGCCGTGGCCCTGGCTGTGGCTGCAATCCCTGAGGGCCTCCCAGCAGTCATCACTACGTGCCTGGCATTGGGCACACGGCGCATGGCACGCAAGAATGCCATAGTGCGGAGCCTGCCCTCTGTGGAGACCCTGGGCTGCACCTCAGTCATCTGCTCTGACAAGACGGGCACTCTCACTACCAATCAGATGTCAGTGTGCCGG ATGTTCGTGGTAGCTGAAGCGAAAGCGGGCTCCTGCAGTTTACACGAATTCACCATCTCTGGTACCACGTATACCCCGGAGGGAGAAGT GCGGCAGGGGGAGCAACTTATTCGCTGCGGCCAGTTCGATGGGCTGGTGGAGCTGGCGACCATTTGTGCCCTGTGCAACGACTCGGCGCTGGACTACAATGAG GCCAAGGGCGTGTATGAGAAGGTGGGAGAGGCCACGGAGACAGCTCTGACTTGTCTGGTGGAGAAGATGAATGTGTTTGACACAGACCTGAAGGCCCTGTCCCAGGTGGAGCGAGCTGGCGCCTGCAACGCG GTCATCAAGCAGCTCATGAGGAAGGAGGTCACCCTCGAGTTCTCCAGGGACCGGAAGTCCATGTCAGTGTACTGCACACCTACCCACCCTGACTCCAAGGCCCAGGGCAGCAAGATGTTTGTGAAG GGGGCTCCTGAGAGTGTAATTGAGCGTTGCAGCTCAGTCCGTGTGGGGAGCCGCACAGCACCCCTGAATACCACCTCCAGGGAGCAGATCCTGGCAAAGATCCGAGATTGGGGCTCAGGCTCAGAGACGCTGCGCTGCCTGGCACTGGCCACCCGGGATGCACCCCCCAAGAAGGAGGACATGCAGCTGGACGACTGCAGCAAGTTTGCTCAGTACGAG ACAGACCTGACCTTCGTGGGCTGCGTGGGCATGCTGGATCCCCCACGGCCCGAGGTTGCTGCCTGCATCACACGCTGCAACCGAGCGGGCATCCGCGTGGTCATGATCACAGGGGACAACAAAGGCACGGCTGTGGCCATCTGTCGCCGGCTTGGCATCTTTGGAGACACAGAGAATGTGGAGGGCAAAGCCTACACAGGCCGCGAATTTGATGACCTCAGCCCAGAGCAGCAGCGCCTTGCCTGCTGCACCGCCCGCTGCTTTGCCCGCGTGGAGCCAGCGCATAAGTCCCGCATTGTGGAAAACCTGCAGTCCTTTAATGAGGTCACTGCCATG ACTGGTGATGGGGTGAACGACGCACCTGCCCTGAAGAAAGCAGAGATCGGCATTGCCATGGGCTCAGGCACAGCTGTGGCCAAGTCAGCTGCAGAGATGGTGCTGTCAGATGACAACTTTGCCTCCATTGTGGCTGCTGTGGAGGAGGGCCGGGCCATCTACAGCAACATGAAGCAATTCATTCGCTACCTCATTTCCTCAAATGTCGGCGAGGTTGTCTG CATCTTCCTCACAGCAATTCTGGGCCTGCCTGAAGCCCTGATCCCCGTGCAGCTGCTCTGGGTGAACCTGGTGACAGATGGCCTACCTGCCACAGCCCTGGGTTTCAACCCACCAGACTTGGACATCATGGAGAAGCTGCCCCGGAATCCTCGTGAGGCCCTCATTAGTGGCTGGCTCTTTTTCCGATATCTGGCTATTGGAG TGTACGTAGGCCTGGCCACAGTGGCTGCCGCCACCTGGTGGTTCCTGTATGATGCCGAGGGACCTCACATCACCTTCTACCAGCTG AGGAACTTCCTGAAGTGCTCTGAGGACAACCCACTCTTCGAGGGCATCGACTGCGAGGTCTTTGAGTCCCGCTTCCCCACTACCATGGCCTTGTCGGTGCTTGTGACCATCGAGATGTGCAATGCCCTCAACAG CGTCTCGGAGAACCAGTCGCTGCTGCGGATGCCGCCCTGGCTGAATCCCTGGCTGCTGGCGGCTGTGGCCATGTCCATGGCCCTGCACTTCCTCATCCTGCTGGTGCCACCCCTGCCC CTCATTTTCCAGGTGACCCCACTGAGCGGGCACCAATGGGTGGTGGTGCTCCAGATATCTCTGCCTGTCATCCTGCTTGATGAGGCCCTCAAGTACCTGTCCCGGCATCACATGGATG GCATTCTCGGGACAGTCTCACAGGCCTGGAGTAGGCAGCCGCTGACCAGCTCCCGGACCCCAGACCACACCGG aaataaaGGACCAGAAGTGAATGCAGGGATCAGAGCAGAGTCTCCAGTGTGTACCTCAGACTGA